In Jejubacter calystegiae, the following are encoded in one genomic region:
- the benC gene encoding benzoate 1,2-dioxygenase electron transfer component BenC produces the protein MSYNIALNFEDGVTRFIRCNPGETVLDAAYRQKVNLPMDCSDGVCGTCKCRCASGDYDLGDDFIDEALSDDEAEQRQVLTCQMVPSSDCVIDVPGVASACKTAISSHEAKVIRCESLSPSAIELELELAQGIDFLPGQYVNIQVPGGPHQRAYSFSSRPGDTRVSFLIRNVPGGLMSGWLTGRATPGQGLSLTGPMGSFWLRPLQRPTLMLAGGTGLAPLLSMLRQLASAEVCWPVTLLYGVTRDEDLVLSDELDALAQQISGFRWLPVVADDKSSCPQKGFVTDHFSDELLNDGEVDIYLCGPPPMVDAVLGNLRERGITPVGFHYEKFAPSQSAAA, from the coding sequence ATGAGCTATAACATCGCCCTGAATTTTGAAGATGGCGTCACGCGTTTTATCCGCTGCAATCCGGGGGAAACCGTGCTGGATGCCGCTTACCGCCAGAAGGTTAACCTGCCGATGGACTGTTCCGACGGGGTGTGCGGCACCTGCAAGTGCCGCTGCGCCAGTGGGGACTACGACCTGGGAGATGACTTTATCGACGAAGCGCTGTCAGACGACGAAGCCGAACAGCGCCAGGTGCTGACCTGCCAGATGGTGCCGTCATCGGACTGCGTGATCGACGTGCCTGGGGTGGCATCGGCCTGTAAGACCGCCATTAGCAGCCACGAAGCGAAGGTCATACGCTGCGAATCGCTGTCGCCCAGCGCCATTGAACTGGAGCTGGAACTGGCTCAGGGCATTGATTTTCTGCCGGGGCAGTACGTCAATATTCAGGTGCCGGGCGGTCCGCACCAGCGGGCTTACTCTTTCAGTTCGCGTCCCGGCGATACCCGGGTCAGCTTTTTGATCCGTAACGTGCCCGGCGGGTTGATGAGCGGCTGGCTGACGGGCAGGGCGACGCCGGGCCAGGGCCTGAGTCTGACCGGCCCGATGGGCAGCTTCTGGCTGCGCCCGCTCCAGCGCCCGACGCTGATGCTGGCGGGGGGCACCGGGCTGGCGCCGCTGCTTTCAATGCTGCGCCAACTGGCGAGCGCCGAGGTCTGTTGGCCGGTGACGCTGCTGTACGGCGTGACCCGCGACGAGGATCTGGTTCTGAGCGATGAACTCGATGCGCTGGCGCAGCAGATTTCCGGCTTCCGCTGGCTGCCGGTGGTGGCGGATGACAAATCCAGCTGCCCGCAAAAGGGCTTTGTCACCGACCACTTCAGCGATGAGTTGCTGAACGACGGCGAAGTGGATATCTATCTGTGCGGACCACCGCCGATGGTCGATGCGGTGCTGGGCAACCTGCGCGAGCGCGGCATCACGCCGGTCGGCTTCCATTATGAAAAATTCGCCCCGAGCCAGAGCGCGGCGGCCTGA
- a CDS encoding IclR family transcriptional regulator domain-containing protein, translated as MLSLARGLEVLNAFTPQRQRLTISQLSQKTHISRAAVRRCLYTLATLGMVHSPDGRHYELLPRVLAVGHAYLAGTPLARAAQCTLDSLRDRLNESCSAATLDGDNVLYIARAAVDNIISMDIGRGSRLPAWATSMGRVLLSALPEQELEEILARAKRVPFTSHTLASLPQLREELDRVRRQGYAINDQQLEMGLRSIAVPLLAAGGQVVAAMNVGVHASRMSVDRLRNEVLPTLRRAATDLAMRI; from the coding sequence ATGCTATCACTGGCCCGCGGGCTGGAGGTGCTGAACGCCTTTACCCCCCAGCGCCAGCGGTTAACCATCTCCCAGCTCAGTCAGAAAACCCACATTTCACGGGCCGCCGTGCGCCGCTGCCTGTATACCCTGGCGACCCTGGGCATGGTGCACAGCCCCGATGGCCGACACTATGAGCTGTTGCCACGGGTGCTGGCAGTGGGCCACGCTTATCTGGCGGGAACGCCGCTGGCACGGGCCGCCCAGTGCACGCTGGACAGTCTGCGTGACAGGCTTAATGAGTCCTGCTCCGCCGCCACTCTGGACGGCGACAACGTGCTCTATATCGCCCGGGCGGCGGTGGATAACATTATCAGCATGGATATCGGACGCGGCAGCCGCCTGCCCGCCTGGGCGACATCGATGGGCAGGGTGCTGCTGAGTGCGCTGCCGGAGCAGGAGCTGGAAGAGATACTGGCGCGTGCAAAGCGGGTGCCCTTTACCTCCCACACTCTGGCGTCGCTGCCCCAACTGCGGGAAGAGCTGGACCGGGTTCGGCGTCAGGGTTATGCCATTAACGACCAGCAACTGGAGATGGGCCTGCGCTCTATTGCCGTACCGCTGCTGGCGGCAGGTGGACAGGTGGTGGCGGCCATGAATGTGGGCGTGCACGCCTCCAGAATGTCGGTGGACAGACTGCGTAACGAGGTGCTGCCCACGCTACGCCGCGCCGCCACCGATCTTGCCATGCGAATTTAA
- the catC gene encoding muconolactone Delta-isomerase has product MLFMVEMAVNLPPDMPAERAEQIKATEKAYSQQLQREGKWRHIWRVAGLYANVSIFDVKDAQELHDILMELPLYPWMEISVTALCRHPSSIRSDDK; this is encoded by the coding sequence ATGCTATTTATGGTTGAGATGGCGGTCAATCTGCCGCCGGATATGCCTGCCGAACGGGCCGAACAGATTAAGGCGACGGAAAAGGCGTATTCCCAGCAGTTGCAGCGCGAAGGCAAATGGCGCCATATCTGGCGTGTGGCCGGGCTGTACGCCAACGTCAGTATTTTCGACGTGAAAGACGCTCAGGAGCTGCATGATATTTTAATGGAATTACCGCTGTATCCCTGGATGGAGATTTCGGTGACCGCGCTGTGTCGTCATCCGTCATCCATTCGGTCTGATGATAAATAA
- the catA gene encoding catechol 1,2-dioxygenase, with the protein MKSNFASNPEVVELLRESAGLNGSDGDERFKAIIHQLLENICTLIDDYNITPEEFWHAINYLHDLGGSKEAALLAAGLGLEHYLDLRQDAIEAAENRETGTPRTIEGPLYVAGAPLADSHDRMDDGSDDGKVMWLHGEVKGTDGKPLANAIVDIWHANTLGNYSFFDASQSDYNLRRRIRTGSDGRYSVRSIVPSGYGCPPQGPTQQLLDRLGRHGNRPAHIHFFVSAPDHRHLTSQINLNGDEYLWDDFAFATRDGLVADPVAVTDPSLIASRGLNGPHTEIRFDFTLTRAQNAQEQQRIIRARAKE; encoded by the coding sequence ATGAAGAGCAATTTCGCCAGTAACCCTGAAGTAGTCGAGTTATTAAGAGAAAGCGCCGGATTAAATGGCAGTGACGGCGATGAACGTTTTAAAGCCATTATTCATCAGTTGCTGGAAAATATCTGCACGTTGATTGATGACTATAATATTACGCCGGAAGAGTTCTGGCATGCCATTAATTATCTGCACGACCTGGGCGGCAGTAAAGAAGCCGCGCTGCTGGCGGCGGGACTGGGGCTGGAGCACTACCTGGATCTGCGCCAGGACGCTATCGAAGCCGCTGAAAACCGTGAAACCGGCACGCCCCGCACCATTGAAGGGCCGCTATATGTGGCCGGCGCGCCGCTGGCCGACAGCCACGACCGCATGGACGACGGCAGCGACGACGGTAAAGTCATGTGGCTGCACGGCGAAGTGAAAGGCACCGACGGTAAGCCGCTGGCTAACGCCATTGTCGATATCTGGCACGCCAACACCCTGGGCAACTATTCGTTCTTCGATGCCAGCCAGAGCGATTACAATCTGCGCCGCCGCATCCGCACCGGCAGCGATGGCCGCTACAGCGTGCGCAGCATCGTGCCTTCCGGTTACGGCTGTCCGCCCCAGGGGCCAACCCAGCAACTGCTGGACCGCCTGGGCCGCCACGGCAACCGTCCGGCCCATATCCACTTCTTCGTTTCGGCGCCGGATCACCGTCATCTGACCAGCCAGATCAATCTGAATGGCGATGAGTATCTGTGGGACGACTTCGCCTTTGCCACCCGTGACGGCCTGGTGGCGGATCCGGTGGCGGTCACCGACCCATCGCTTATCGCCAGTCGCGGCCTGAACGGTCCCCATACCGAAATTCGCTTCGACTTTACGCTAACCCGGGCCCAGAATGCCCAGGAACAGCAGCGTATTATTCGCGCCCGCGCCAAAGAGTAA
- a CDS encoding GNAT family N-acetyltransferase: MNYQTERLILRPWDDDDAPAFARLNADPQVMRYFPAPLSREQSDAMLCTLRERMTSNGFGMWAVEERRSGDFIGMVGLNRPVIAMPFGEVVEIGWRLVRAYQGRGYAYEAAHRALDIGFHDYGLTEIVAFTALANLDSQRLMARLGMARDIAFDHPSLPEGDWLRRHILYRLRR; the protein is encoded by the coding sequence ATGAATTATCAGACCGAACGCCTGATTCTGCGCCCCTGGGATGACGACGACGCCCCGGCCTTTGCCCGACTGAATGCCGACCCGCAGGTGATGCGCTATTTTCCGGCTCCGCTTAGCCGTGAGCAAAGCGATGCCATGCTATGCACCCTGCGCGAGCGCATGACCTCTAACGGTTTTGGTATGTGGGCGGTGGAAGAGCGCCGCAGCGGTGATTTTATCGGCATGGTGGGGTTAAACCGCCCGGTCATCGCGATGCCGTTCGGCGAGGTGGTGGAGATTGGCTGGCGGCTGGTCCGGGCATACCAGGGGCGCGGCTACGCTTACGAGGCGGCGCATCGGGCGCTGGATATCGGGTTTCACGACTATGGTCTGACGGAGATTGTCGCCTTTACCGCGCTGGCCAATCTGGATTCGCAGCGGTTGATGGCCCGGCTGGGCATGGCGCGCGATATCGCTTTCGATCACCCGTCATTGCCGGAAGGCGACTGGCTGCGGCGCCATATCCTCTACCGTCTGCGCCGTTAA
- the benB gene encoding benzoate 1,2-dioxygenase small subunit — translation MTLSDIRQFLYFEASLLDDRQWDEWISCYSPHVVYWMPAWGDDDRLTTDPHSQISLIYYPNREGLEDRVYRIKTERSGASTPEPRTTHMISNVAILADNGASVDVRYNWATYSHRYKETDVYFGTTFCTLEQGEGGRPWITRKTIQLNNDYIRQVIDIYHV, via the coding sequence ATGACGCTCAGTGACATTCGCCAGTTCCTCTATTTTGAAGCCAGCCTGCTGGATGACCGCCAGTGGGATGAATGGATAAGCTGCTACAGCCCGCACGTTGTCTACTGGATGCCAGCCTGGGGCGATGACGATCGGCTCACGACAGATCCTCACAGTCAGATCTCGCTCATCTACTACCCGAATCGCGAAGGGCTGGAAGACCGGGTGTATCGCATTAAGACCGAGCGTTCCGGCGCCAGCACCCCGGAGCCGCGCACCACCCATATGATTAGCAATGTGGCGATCCTGGCCGATAACGGCGCCAGCGTGGATGTGCGCTACAACTGGGCCACCTACAGCCACCGCTATAAAGAGACGGATGTCTACTTCGGCACCACCTTCTGCACCCTGGAACAGGGCGAGGGCGGACGCCCGTGGATCACCCGTAAAACCATTCAGCTTAACAATGACTACATCCGCCAGGTCATTGATATCTACCATGTGTAA
- a CDS encoding anti-virulence regulator CigR family protein, which produces MNIRRQSALAIILASCFAMLSAPTLANPGNGNGNGNGKGNGNSAFHGNKGNGNPGKGNNGNHGNKGNNGKGNSDKGYDNRGDDYGGHGSRKRGYHPDNISLDISIPDLRRLAVNHGLTGYRSLPPGIAKNLARGKPLPPGIAKKAVPGGMLRDLPYYPGYEWQIAGNDLVLIAASTALVTAVINGVFD; this is translated from the coding sequence ATGAACATTCGTCGTCAATCCGCTCTCGCCATTATTCTGGCCAGCTGCTTCGCCATGCTTTCCGCCCCAACCCTTGCTAACCCCGGTAACGGCAATGGAAACGGTAATGGGAAAGGCAATGGTAATTCGGCCTTCCACGGCAATAAAGGTAACGGCAACCCGGGCAAAGGAAATAACGGCAACCACGGTAATAAAGGCAATAACGGTAAAGGCAATAGCGACAAAGGCTATGACAACCGCGGTGATGATTACGGTGGCCACGGCTCCCGCAAGCGCGGCTACCATCCGGATAATATTTCGCTGGATATCAGCATTCCGGACCTGCGTCGTCTGGCGGTCAACCACGGGCTGACCGGTTACCGTTCCCTGCCGCCGGGCATCGCCAAAAACCTGGCCCGTGGCAAACCGCTGCCTCCCGGCATCGCTAAAAAAGCCGTTCCGGGCGGGATGTTGCGCGATCTCCCATACTATCCCGGCTATGAGTGGCAGATTGCCGGCAACGATCTGGTGCTAATCGCCGCCAGTACCGCCCTGGTCACCGCAGTGATTAACGGCGTTTTTGATTGA
- the benD gene encoding benzoate diol dehydrogenase BenD, with the protein MRFQDKVVVITGAAQGIGRQVAEQAAREGASLVLIDRARFVHELAAQLAERGCPVLALEADLEQWESTRQAISRAHGHFGAIDVLINNVGGTIWARPFAEYEPQQIEAEIRRSLFPTLWGCRAVLPFMLARGGGAIVNVSSVATRGVNRVPYSAAKGGVNAITQSLAMEYSGSGIRINATAPGGTEAPPRLTPRNQETPDAREQAWYQQVVEQTTDSSLMHRYGTLREQASAILFLASDDASYITGTVLPVAGGDLG; encoded by the coding sequence ATGCGATTTCAGGATAAAGTAGTGGTGATTACCGGTGCGGCCCAGGGTATTGGCCGCCAGGTGGCGGAGCAGGCGGCCCGGGAAGGGGCGAGCCTGGTCTTGATCGACCGGGCGCGTTTTGTACACGAACTGGCGGCGCAACTGGCGGAGCGGGGTTGTCCGGTGCTGGCGCTGGAGGCGGATCTGGAACAGTGGGAAAGCACCCGGCAGGCTATCTCCCGGGCCCACGGCCATTTCGGCGCTATCGATGTGTTGATCAACAATGTGGGGGGTACCATCTGGGCCCGACCTTTTGCCGAATATGAGCCACAGCAGATAGAAGCGGAAATTCGCCGCTCGCTGTTTCCCACCCTGTGGGGCTGTCGGGCGGTACTGCCCTTTATGCTGGCCCGGGGCGGCGGCGCCATTGTCAATGTCTCGTCGGTGGCAACCCGTGGCGTGAACCGGGTGCCTTATTCGGCGGCTAAAGGGGGCGTGAATGCCATTACGCAGTCGCTGGCGATGGAGTACAGCGGCAGCGGTATCCGCATTAATGCCACGGCGCCAGGGGGAACCGAAGCGCCGCCGCGCCTGACGCCGCGTAATCAGGAAACGCCGGACGCCCGGGAGCAGGCGTGGTATCAGCAGGTGGTGGAGCAGACCACCGATAGTAGCCTGATGCATCGCTACGGTACGCTGCGCGAGCAGGCCAGCGCCATTCTGTTTCTGGCCAGCGACGATGCCAGCTATATTACCGGCACCGTGCTGCCCGTGGCGGGAGGGGATTTGGGGTAA
- a CDS encoding methyl-accepting chemotaxis protein, which yields MSVKRLLLIAFSLLLLLFLIGTALSTLSLIRSNKALDSVNREIRVALSIIDPINHSRTMRVHINESLLQAERANPQGASAAVAAAQTALNKGEAAFNTYMGLPKQADEQTLANRYRDAWQRYHQQGLEPLMDAARQGDALRTAHLAANTLPQLDSEFEQTLDKLLAFHENYASHLNQEAKGRFTSGLISITVDTALFLLVLLMLFLQIKRRIIAPLGEAQARCDEMARGCLDQVIIATGRDETSEMLRALERMRQSLAQIISEVRSTGDIVAHTADEIATGNDDLSSRTEQQAASLSQTAASMEQLTATVRQTSDNARQASNLAEEMRNAARDGDAIVGEVVISMRHIETGSAKIDSIIGIIEDIAFQTNILALNAAVEAARAGEQGRGFAVVASEVRSLAQRSSVAAKEIKTLIEQSGEQIACGSGQVSRAGESMTRILKAVQQVSDLMDEIAMSTSEQSRGIDQINLAVSQMDSVTQQNAVLVEEISATTRTLTTRARELKHSVTQFQLG from the coding sequence ATGTCTGTAAAGCGTCTTTTGCTTATCGCTTTTTCACTGTTACTGCTGTTGTTCCTGATTGGTACCGCGCTCTCAACCCTGTCGCTAATACGCAGTAACAAGGCGCTGGATAGCGTTAACCGCGAGATCCGTGTCGCACTGTCGATTATCGATCCTATTAACCACAGCCGTACTATGCGGGTGCACATTAACGAGTCGCTATTGCAGGCCGAACGCGCGAATCCGCAAGGTGCCAGCGCGGCGGTAGCAGCGGCGCAGACTGCGCTAAACAAAGGCGAAGCGGCATTTAATACCTATATGGGGCTTCCCAAACAGGCGGATGAGCAGACGCTGGCTAATCGCTATCGCGACGCCTGGCAACGCTACCATCAGCAGGGGCTGGAGCCCTTAATGGACGCAGCCCGCCAGGGCGATGCCCTGCGCACCGCGCATCTGGCCGCCAACACCCTTCCCCAACTGGATAGCGAATTTGAACAGACGCTGGATAAACTGTTGGCCTTTCACGAAAACTATGCCAGCCACCTGAATCAGGAGGCTAAAGGCCGCTTTACCTCCGGCCTGATTTCCATCACGGTAGATACGGCCCTGTTCCTGCTGGTGCTGTTGATGCTGTTCCTGCAAATCAAGCGCCGCATTATCGCGCCACTGGGTGAGGCTCAGGCCAGGTGCGATGAAATGGCGCGTGGCTGTCTGGATCAAGTCATTATTGCCACCGGCCGTGATGAAACCAGCGAGATGCTGCGGGCGCTGGAGCGTATGCGTCAGTCGCTGGCGCAGATTATTAGCGAAGTTCGTTCCACCGGCGATATCGTTGCCCATACCGCAGACGAAATCGCCACCGGCAATGACGATCTGTCGAGTCGCACCGAACAGCAGGCCGCCTCTCTGAGCCAGACCGCGGCCAGCATGGAACAGTTAACCGCCACCGTGCGTCAGACCTCCGATAACGCCCGTCAGGCCAGCAACCTGGCGGAAGAGATGCGCAACGCCGCCCGCGATGGCGACGCCATTGTCGGCGAAGTGGTGATCTCAATGCGCCATATCGAAACCGGTTCTGCGAAAATAGACAGCATTATCGGCATTATTGAAGATATTGCGTTCCAGACCAATATTCTGGCGCTTAACGCCGCAGTGGAAGCGGCCCGGGCCGGTGAGCAGGGGCGCGGCTTCGCGGTGGTCGCCAGCGAAGTACGCAGTCTGGCCCAGCGATCTTCGGTGGCCGCGAAAGAGATTAAAACGCTGATCGAGCAGTCCGGCGAGCAGATCGCCTGCGGCAGCGGCCAGGTCAGTCGCGCCGGTGAAAGCATGACGCGAATCCTGAAAGCGGTGCAGCAGGTTAGCGATCTGATGGATGAGATTGCTATGTCCACCAGCGAGCAGAGCCGCGGCATCGATCAGATAAACCTGGCGGTCAGTCAGATGGATTCCGTCACCCAGCAGAATGCGGTGCTGGTTGAAGAGATATCGGCCACTACCCGGACGCTGACCACCAGGGCCCGGGAACTGAAACACAGCGTGACGCAGTTCCAGCTCGGTTGA
- the copM gene encoding CopM family metallochaperone, with the protein MRLPLCLLLGGALALPCMVLSAQAQEQHASPMNQEYHQQMSRMHDEMMAAMNEQDPDRAFARGMLAHHIGAVEMAQTQLKYGKDPEMRRLAESVIAAQQQEINQMKAHPAK; encoded by the coding sequence ATGAGATTGCCACTTTGTCTTCTGCTCGGCGGCGCGCTGGCGCTCCCCTGTATGGTATTAAGCGCACAAGCGCAGGAACAGCACGCCAGTCCAATGAATCAGGAGTATCACCAACAAATGTCGCGCATGCACGATGAGATGATGGCGGCCATGAACGAGCAGGATCCGGATCGGGCATTTGCCCGTGGTATGCTGGCCCACCATATCGGTGCGGTAGAGATGGCCCAGACCCAGTTGAAATACGGTAAGGATCCGGAAATGCGTCGCCTGGCGGAAAGTGTGATTGCCGCCCAGCAGCAGGAAATTAATCAGATGAAGGCGCACCCGGCTAAGTAG
- a CDS encoding muconate cycloisomerase family protein — MSATIEHLESWLVDLPTIRPHKLSMTTMGCQTLVILRIVRSDGISGLGEATTIGGLSYGVESPEGIKSALDNYLAPLLVGQPADDINPLLARLEKAVKGNTFAKSAVETALLDARGKALGLPVSALLGGALSTSLPVLWTLASGDTARDIAEGEQLLESGRHNAFKLKIGARELATDLAHTRAIVEALGCRASIRVDVNQAWDASTAARGCAELAAMGVDLIEQPVAAHDRDALVRLSHHCGTAILADEAVASPQDGFDIARRGFSGACALKIAKSGGPASVLKLANVAQAAGIGLYGGTMLEGTIGTVASLHAWSTLPLAWGTEMFGPLLLKDDIVVRPLDFANGQVALPQGPGLGVELDEDKLRRYSRASQ; from the coding sequence ATGAGCGCAACCATCGAACACCTCGAAAGCTGGCTGGTGGATCTCCCCACCATTCGCCCGCACAAACTGTCAATGACCACCATGGGCTGTCAGACCCTGGTGATTCTGCGCATCGTCCGTTCCGACGGCATCAGCGGCCTGGGCGAAGCGACCACTATTGGTGGTCTGAGCTACGGGGTGGAAAGCCCGGAAGGCATTAAATCGGCGCTGGATAACTACTTGGCGCCGCTGCTTGTCGGCCAACCCGCCGACGATATCAACCCGCTGCTGGCGCGGCTGGAAAAGGCGGTGAAGGGCAACACCTTCGCCAAATCGGCAGTGGAAACCGCGCTGCTGGATGCCAGAGGCAAGGCGTTGGGGCTGCCGGTCAGCGCGCTGCTGGGCGGGGCGCTCAGTACATCGTTACCGGTACTGTGGACCCTGGCGAGCGGCGACACCGCCCGGGATATCGCCGAAGGAGAGCAGTTGCTGGAAAGCGGTCGCCACAACGCTTTCAAACTGAAAATTGGCGCCCGGGAACTGGCGACCGACCTGGCGCATACCCGCGCCATTGTTGAAGCGCTGGGCTGCCGCGCCAGCATTCGGGTGGACGTAAACCAGGCCTGGGATGCCAGCACCGCCGCACGGGGCTGTGCCGAACTGGCCGCCATGGGCGTTGACCTTATCGAACAGCCGGTAGCGGCCCACGATCGCGATGCGCTGGTGCGCCTGAGCCACCACTGCGGCACCGCTATTCTTGCCGATGAAGCGGTGGCCAGCCCTCAGGACGGTTTCGATATCGCCCGACGCGGTTTTAGCGGCGCCTGTGCCTTAAAAATCGCCAAATCAGGCGGTCCCGCCAGCGTACTGAAGCTGGCGAACGTCGCTCAGGCTGCGGGTATTGGGCTGTATGGCGGCACCATGCTGGAAGGCACCATCGGCACCGTGGCTTCGCTGCACGCCTGGTCGACCCTGCCGTTAGCCTGGGGCACCGAGATGTTCGGCCCGCTGCTGCTGAAGGACGATATCGTGGTTCGCCCGCTCGACTTCGCGAACGGCCAGGTGGCGCTGCCCCAGGGGCCGGGGCTGGGCGTGGAACTGGATGAAGATAAACTGCGCCGCTACAGTCGCGCATCACAATAA
- a CDS encoding Rieske 2Fe-2S domain-containing protein, with amino-acid sequence MQQKLARLKQKISDALIVDRQNDIYRCQRNIFTDEELFELEMKHIFEGNWVFLAHESQISQPGDYFTLTLGRQPVIITRDKQGELHALINSCAHRGAMLCRRKSGNKGSFTCPFHGWTFSNNGKLLKAKDEKSGGYPPGFKQDGSHDLKALPRFENYRGFLFGSLSDDVIALEEYLGETRKVIDLIVDPAPEGLEVLQGSSSYIYEGNWKLGAENGADGYHVSVVHWNYASTMSRRNYEAEGTRAVDANGWSKSLGGGYGFENGHMLLWTRALNPDVRPIWEQRERLAAEFGEVRADLMVNETRNLCLYPNVYLMDQFSTQIRVVRPLSVDRTEVTIWCFGPKGEPAETRATRIRQYEDFFNVSGMGTPDDLEEFRACQNGYHGQLLPWSDLSRGAVHWVDGPDEHATASGYTPTLSGIKPEDEALYISHHHHWQTTMLAALDKEQQRYDATITQRVEVAS; translated from the coding sequence ATGCAACAAAAACTTGCCAGATTAAAACAAAAAATCAGCGATGCGCTGATTGTTGACCGCCAGAATGATATTTACCGCTGTCAGCGTAATATATTTACCGACGAAGAACTGTTTGAGCTGGAAATGAAACATATCTTTGAAGGCAACTGGGTATTTCTGGCTCATGAAAGTCAAATTAGCCAACCCGGCGATTATTTTACCCTGACCCTGGGGCGCCAGCCGGTGATTATTACCCGTGACAAACAGGGCGAACTGCATGCCCTGATTAATAGCTGCGCTCACCGCGGCGCCATGCTGTGCCGCCGCAAGTCGGGCAATAAGGGCTCATTTACCTGCCCGTTCCACGGCTGGACCTTCAGCAATAACGGTAAATTATTAAAGGCCAAAGATGAAAAGAGCGGCGGCTATCCGCCGGGCTTTAAACAGGATGGATCTCACGACCTCAAGGCGCTGCCGCGTTTTGAAAACTATCGCGGTTTCCTGTTTGGCAGCCTGAGCGACGACGTGATAGCGCTGGAAGAGTATCTGGGAGAAACCCGTAAGGTAATCGATCTGATCGTCGATCCGGCCCCCGAAGGGCTGGAGGTGCTACAGGGCTCATCCAGCTACATCTATGAAGGCAACTGGAAACTGGGGGCGGAAAACGGCGCCGACGGCTATCACGTCAGCGTAGTGCACTGGAACTATGCCTCTACCATGTCGCGCCGCAACTACGAGGCGGAAGGCACCCGGGCGGTAGATGCCAACGGCTGGTCGAAAAGCCTGGGGGGCGGCTACGGGTTTGAAAACGGCCATATGCTGCTGTGGACCCGGGCGCTAAACCCCGATGTGCGCCCCATCTGGGAACAGCGCGAGCGTCTGGCGGCGGAATTTGGTGAAGTCCGCGCCGACCTGATGGTCAATGAAACTCGCAATCTGTGCCTGTATCCCAATGTCTATCTGATGGATCAGTTCTCTACCCAGATTCGCGTGGTGCGCCCGCTTTCGGTGGACCGCACCGAAGTCACCATCTGGTGCTTCGGGCCGAAAGGGGAGCCGGCGGAAACCCGCGCCACCCGCATTCGTCAGTATGAGGATTTCTTTAACGTCAGCGGTATGGGCACGCCGGACGATCTGGAAGAGTTCCGGGCCTGCCAGAACGGCTATCACGGACAACTGCTGCCCTGGAGCGATCTGAGCCGCGGCGCGGTGCACTGGGTAGATGGCCCGGACGAACACGCCACCGCTTCGGGCTACACTCCGACCCTGAGCGGCATCAAGCCTGAGGACGAGGCGCTGTATATCTCACACCATCACCACTGGCAAACCACCATGCTGGCGGCGCTGGATAAAGAACAACAGCGCTATGACGCCACCATTACCCAGCGCGTGGAGGTGGCATCATGA